A genomic stretch from Croceibacterium aestuarii includes:
- a CDS encoding conjugal transfer protein TraD, with amino-acid sequence MRKPRDFDSELKVLADKAKQLKERRVRDLGALVTATGADALDADVLAGALLDAAANTDKAIVEGWRKRGAAFFQGKSRDTSGGPGKQPEGTLPLDGGAASA; translated from the coding sequence ATGCGCAAACCCCGCGATTTTGATTCGGAACTGAAGGTCCTCGCCGACAAGGCAAAGCAGTTGAAGGAACGCCGCGTGCGCGACCTTGGAGCGCTGGTCACGGCAACCGGAGCCGATGCGCTCGATGCCGATGTCCTGGCGGGCGCGCTGCTCGATGCTGCCGCCAATACCGACAAGGCCATCGTGGAGGGCTGGCGCAAGCGCGGCGCGGCTTTCTTTCAAGGCAAGTCACGCGACACTTCGGGCGGACCTGGCAAACAGCCGGAAGGCACTCTCCCGCTCGATGGCGGCGCGGCATCGGCTTGA
- a CDS encoding conjugal transfer protein TraD, which translates to MREWQVKRRERTRQLIELGGLVAKAELIELTDDDRAALYGAFLTVAAKLRGPDGAQALVLFRRKGKRAFEAELSNDG; encoded by the coding sequence ATGCGCGAATGGCAGGTCAAACGCCGCGAAAGGACCAGGCAACTGATCGAGCTGGGCGGACTTGTCGCCAAGGCTGAGTTGATCGAGTTGACCGATGATGATCGCGCCGCGCTCTACGGTGCGTTCCTCACCGTCGCTGCCAAGCTGCGCGGGCCGGATGGGGCGCAGGCGCTGGTCCTGTTCCGGCGCAAGGGCAAGCGGGCGTTCGAGGCGGAGCTATCGAATGACGGATAG
- a CDS encoding DEAD/DEAH box helicase: protein MSTAFDKLARPIQKWIRQQGWKELRDIQARATHVLMDGNRDLIVAASTAGGKTEAAFLPLLSQVLDEPSEDSGFDVLYVAPLKALITDQARRLEDICRDTDLPITPWHGDVSSSVKAKATKRPRGVLLITPESLEALFIRRGLEIPRLFGATRAVILDELHSVLDSERGIQMRSLLTRLEIALKRPIRRVGLSATLGDMELAKAYLRPDSPVEVEQVIAEGGSAELQLQLRGYVAGDKDHEGPSATDAIAQHLFEHLRGSDNLVFGGARQTVEIYSDRLRALCEKEHLPQEFYPHHASLSREHRDFVERRLKDGTAPTTAICTSTLELGIDIGDVTCVGQLGAPFSVASLRQRLGRSGRRPGKPAILRQYAVEAKLTPTSNFSDRLRLGMVRAIAMIELLLEGWCEPPQREALHLSTLVHQILSVIAERGGIRAQQLHGILCQTGPFRQVDTQLFLDVLRALGQPEVALIEQASDGLLLLGANGEKLVEHYSFYAVFQTPEEYRLISGGKELGTLPIDNMIAPGMLLIFSGRRWLVQEVLDRDRVILVAPAKAGVPPIFGGDPGNIHDRVIQRMFDVLKGQKRPIYLDATALELLDEARSNYSQLQFDPGRIAQLSDNAAVIATKTGSVRTTTLALALRANGFTVQTHDGFLEVFGKDESPQLIDALSALADGKEVDLFAHSPNLLFEKFHPHLTEELLQKDALSAHLDASGLAELTRSILGRD, encoded by the coding sequence GTGAGCACGGCGTTCGACAAGCTGGCTCGGCCAATCCAGAAATGGATTCGTCAGCAAGGCTGGAAGGAATTGCGCGATATTCAGGCGCGCGCAACGCACGTGCTTATGGACGGCAATCGTGACCTGATTGTCGCCGCCAGCACCGCCGGAGGCAAGACCGAAGCCGCGTTTCTCCCGCTACTGTCCCAGGTGCTCGATGAACCCAGTGAGGACTCCGGATTCGATGTTCTGTATGTCGCGCCGCTGAAGGCGCTCATCACCGATCAGGCGCGCCGACTTGAAGACATTTGTCGCGATACAGACTTGCCTATCACGCCGTGGCATGGCGACGTTTCGTCATCGGTGAAGGCTAAGGCTACCAAGCGACCGAGGGGCGTGCTGCTAATCACCCCGGAGTCCCTTGAAGCGCTATTCATTCGACGCGGATTGGAGATTCCGAGGCTGTTTGGAGCGACCCGCGCAGTCATTCTCGATGAATTGCATTCGGTCCTCGACAGTGAGCGAGGCATCCAGATGCGTTCGCTTCTCACGCGCCTCGAAATCGCCCTCAAGAGACCTATTCGTCGGGTCGGTTTGTCGGCCACACTCGGAGATATGGAGCTGGCGAAGGCCTATCTTCGTCCTGACAGCCCAGTTGAAGTCGAACAGGTCATTGCCGAGGGCGGATCAGCCGAATTGCAGCTTCAGCTCCGTGGCTACGTTGCTGGCGACAAGGACCATGAAGGCCCTTCAGCGACGGATGCCATTGCGCAGCACCTATTCGAACACCTGAGAGGCAGCGACAATCTTGTCTTTGGCGGTGCGCGTCAGACAGTTGAAATCTACTCAGATCGGTTGCGCGCACTCTGCGAAAAGGAACACCTGCCGCAGGAATTTTACCCTCACCACGCCAGCCTATCGCGCGAGCATCGGGACTTCGTCGAACGTCGCCTCAAAGATGGTACTGCGCCGACGACTGCCATCTGCACTTCCACGCTGGAACTGGGAATTGATATTGGCGATGTGACCTGTGTCGGCCAGCTTGGCGCACCGTTCAGCGTCGCATCGCTCAGGCAAAGACTTGGCCGTTCAGGGCGGCGACCGGGCAAGCCAGCCATCCTTCGACAATACGCAGTCGAGGCGAAGCTTACGCCGACAAGCAATTTCTCGGACCGTCTTCGCCTGGGCATGGTGCGGGCCATTGCGATGATCGAATTGCTTTTGGAAGGCTGGTGCGAACCGCCGCAACGCGAGGCCCTGCACCTTTCGACCCTAGTTCACCAAATCCTATCGGTGATCGCCGAGCGGGGCGGAATACGTGCGCAACAACTACACGGGATTCTCTGCCAGACTGGACCGTTCCGCCAGGTCGATACCCAGTTGTTTCTGGATGTCTTGCGAGCACTCGGGCAACCCGAGGTCGCGCTCATTGAGCAAGCCAGCGATGGCCTTCTGTTGCTCGGTGCCAATGGCGAGAAGCTGGTCGAGCACTATAGCTTCTACGCCGTATTTCAGACACCGGAGGAATACCGGTTGATTTCCGGCGGTAAAGAGCTTGGAACACTCCCCATCGACAACATGATTGCGCCCGGAATGCTTCTCATTTTTTCGGGCAGGCGCTGGCTGGTGCAGGAAGTTCTCGACCGGGATCGTGTCATCCTGGTTGCACCGGCGAAAGCCGGAGTGCCGCCCATCTTTGGGGGCGACCCTGGCAACATCCATGACCGGGTGATCCAGCGCATGTTCGATGTTCTGAAGGGACAAAAGCGCCCGATCTACCTTGATGCGACAGCGCTGGAGCTACTCGACGAGGCACGCAGCAATTACAGCCAACTGCAATTTGACCCTGGAAGGATTGCGCAACTAAGCGACAACGCTGCTGTCATAGCGACCAAAACGGGTTCCGTTCGGACAACGACCTTGGCACTCGCCCTTCGCGCCAACGGCTTCACCGTTCAGACACACGATGGGTTTCTGGAAGTGTTCGGGAAGGACGAAAGTCCGCAGTTGATCGATGCCCTTTCAGCTCTGGCAGATGGCAAAGAGGTGGACCTATTTGCTCATTCACCGAACCTTTTGTTCGAGAAATTCCATCCACATTTGACAGAGGAATTGCTGCAGAAAGATGCTTTGTCCGCTCACCTAGATGCTAGCGGATTGGCAGAGTTGACCCGCTCAATTTTAGGACGCGATTAG
- a CDS encoding ATP-binding protein, whose amino-acid sequence MARLKPRERDAIVQALRAGVVPKLGLRHIQVGRAREIEELVKDMDRIADGGSAIRFIIGEYGSGKTFFMNLIRLVALEKGLVVMFADLAPDRRIHATGGQARGLYAEMARNLATRTKPDGGALSNVVERFVSQAQHDAEAQEQSTDDIIRQRLAHFEELTGGFDFAQVIRRYWEGHETGDEELKSAAIRWLRGEFATKTDARKALGVRTIVNDASVYDHLKLMSAFVCEAGYKGLLVGLDEMVNLYKLTSSQARNANYEQILRILNDVLQGSAENLGFLMGGTPEFLMNTRRGLYSYEALQSRLAENAFARDGLVDLSGPVIRLASLTPEDLFVLLANIRAVMQGDEAILPDNALEAFMAHCSDRIGEAYFRTPRNTVTAFVNLLAVLEQNPGVEWSDLIEELDVAEDSGDDMSDVDESVGAVPESDELASFRL is encoded by the coding sequence ATGGCGAGACTGAAACCGCGCGAACGCGACGCCATCGTTCAGGCGCTACGCGCCGGTGTTGTTCCCAAATTGGGGCTTCGGCACATCCAGGTTGGACGAGCACGTGAGATCGAGGAACTCGTCAAGGACATGGACCGGATCGCCGATGGCGGTTCAGCCATTCGTTTCATCATCGGCGAGTATGGCTCCGGCAAGACCTTCTTCATGAACCTGATCCGGCTTGTGGCGCTCGAAAAGGGACTGGTCGTCATGTTTGCCGACCTAGCCCCGGATCGACGCATCCACGCGACCGGCGGGCAAGCACGGGGCCTCTACGCGGAGATGGCGCGAAATCTTGCCACCCGGACCAAGCCAGATGGTGGTGCATTGTCGAATGTTGTCGAACGCTTTGTCAGCCAGGCCCAGCACGATGCCGAGGCGCAAGAACAATCGACAGATGACATCATTCGCCAGCGCCTTGCCCATTTCGAGGAGCTCACAGGAGGCTTCGACTTCGCGCAGGTGATCCGCCGGTATTGGGAGGGGCACGAAACCGGCGATGAAGAGCTGAAATCGGCGGCGATCAGATGGCTGCGCGGCGAATTTGCAACCAAAACGGATGCTCGCAAGGCTCTTGGTGTTCGCACTATCGTCAATGACGCCAGCGTCTACGACCACCTCAAACTGATGTCGGCCTTTGTCTGTGAAGCTGGCTACAAGGGCCTGCTCGTTGGCCTTGACGAGATGGTCAACCTCTACAAGCTGACTTCATCGCAAGCGCGCAACGCCAACTATGAGCAAATCCTGCGCATTCTGAACGACGTGCTCCAGGGCAGCGCGGAGAACCTTGGGTTCCTCATGGGAGGAACGCCGGAATTCCTCATGAATACGCGGCGCGGCCTCTACAGCTATGAGGCCCTCCAGTCTCGCCTCGCAGAGAACGCCTTTGCGCGTGACGGACTGGTCGATCTCTCCGGGCCGGTCATTCGACTAGCCAGCCTCACGCCCGAAGATTTGTTCGTGCTTCTGGCCAACATTCGCGCCGTTATGCAGGGCGATGAAGCAATCCTGCCAGACAACGCCTTGGAAGCGTTTATGGCGCACTGTTCGGACAGGATCGGGGAGGCCTATTTCAGAACCCCTCGGAACACGGTCACGGCATTCGTGAATCTTCTGGCGGTGCTCGAACAAAACCCCGGCGTCGAATGGTCGGACCTCATCGAAGAACTCGACGTGGCGGAGGATTCTGGTGACGACATGAGCGACGTGGATGAGAGCGTTGGCGCTGTTCCCGAGAGCGACGAGCTAGCCAGCTTCCGACTGTGA
- a CDS encoding TerB N-terminal domain-containing protein — MSIVWKIIRIIGLYVVFFFVCVIIAAIALDSLPDALEALFALLAPIAFVWWYEKRRSSKLEIESPAEDGMRPTDRVLPGLPGGPGIQPSRPRQTRSNPQPPNRTLQQPPETTSRRHQGWVPRDQLVTIAGRTIDGMVYVGTPPRIGSSYYGEVCRAYIDPSLSVARVGSDKNGDNMSYWPGYSSIPAVCRATYLDWLAGGRQDGSINPGYMFLFFYGLERRFLVDDASENEKRDILVEVRRLKELFGKNHSAQRYLGEFIDLASIIVDDADFKKPIYKNWGWELPLSLKVALGGAIANDMPIDADWLLSWFMCHNERRLRTPATRCEDEFMSLFRHKFAIRFPNELTVSKPRKHLEYSYRAASGEFGGNIPISANGKPILDISGLRKPVEIAQEIADEAMDELDKFSRYLGRNPDGRGSIEAQALLPAELWGLFPSDELEELKDWARQQVAAGGLVPALDVISRLEGETPEKLGKRNLTGAADALARIGFGMAPDPRFSLRGPKIDEPVVIFELGEPVEQLEDVSPAYRTELFELALATFVAHADSKIVEAERRALSEKIEAVSGLTELERKRLYANLEWYLDVPPDMSWLRSKLKDADAEHHLALRAAVVAIAHADSVIQSEEVACIEKIYKALGIDAGLVYADLHAGDVPDGPVRVKAAEAEAPGEQIPDEPKAKAGSLDAARIAAIRNDTERVSSVLGEIFSTDEDVSDEATAALALPSSMAGLDPKHAMLVEQIIQRDHWTDEEFDEIASKQGLMPSGALEVVNEWAFDKFDEAMLDEYEGYDVSPDIADTLRAEMAKGD; from the coding sequence ATGTCGATTGTCTGGAAAATCATCCGCATTATCGGGCTTTACGTCGTCTTTTTCTTTGTTTGCGTAATAATCGCGGCAATTGCATTGGACAGTCTACCCGATGCGCTTGAAGCATTGTTCGCACTCCTCGCGCCGATTGCCTTTGTCTGGTGGTACGAAAAGCGTCGCAGCTCGAAACTTGAGATCGAGAGTCCGGCTGAAGACGGGATGCGACCTACTGACAGAGTGTTGCCCGGCCTACCTGGAGGACCGGGAATTCAACCTTCGAGACCTCGCCAAACCCGCTCTAATCCGCAGCCGCCTAACAGGACGCTCCAGCAACCCCCCGAAACAACTTCTCGCCGTCACCAAGGGTGGGTGCCTAGGGACCAGCTCGTCACTATCGCGGGTCGCACGATCGATGGGATGGTCTATGTTGGCACTCCACCGCGCATTGGTTCATCCTACTATGGCGAGGTCTGTCGAGCCTACATCGATCCATCTTTATCCGTCGCGCGGGTCGGGTCGGACAAGAATGGCGACAACATGTCATATTGGCCGGGCTATTCGAGCATTCCTGCCGTTTGCAGGGCTACCTATCTCGATTGGCTGGCTGGTGGTCGCCAAGATGGATCAATCAACCCCGGCTACATGTTCCTGTTCTTCTACGGTTTAGAGCGGCGGTTTCTGGTCGATGACGCGTCAGAAAACGAAAAACGCGACATTCTTGTCGAGGTGCGGCGATTAAAGGAGTTGTTCGGTAAAAATCACTCTGCGCAGCGCTATCTCGGAGAATTCATCGATTTGGCGAGCATCATTGTAGACGATGCAGATTTCAAGAAGCCCATCTACAAGAACTGGGGCTGGGAACTTCCACTGTCCTTGAAAGTCGCCTTAGGCGGAGCAATTGCCAACGATATGCCAATTGACGCGGATTGGCTCCTGAGCTGGTTCATGTGTCACAATGAAAGGCGCCTTCGCACACCGGCTACTCGCTGTGAGGACGAGTTTATGTCATTGTTCAGGCACAAATTTGCAATCCGCTTTCCTAACGAACTCACGGTGTCGAAGCCAAGAAAACACTTAGAATACAGTTACAGGGCCGCATCAGGTGAGTTTGGCGGAAACATTCCAATTTCCGCAAACGGGAAGCCTATCCTCGACATCTCCGGCTTGCGCAAACCAGTCGAGATAGCCCAAGAAATCGCAGATGAGGCTATGGATGAACTCGACAAGTTTAGCCGATATCTTGGACGAAATCCAGATGGCCGTGGGAGCATTGAAGCACAGGCGCTGCTACCTGCTGAGCTTTGGGGTCTGTTCCCATCAGACGAGTTGGAAGAACTCAAAGACTGGGCGCGCCAACAAGTAGCGGCGGGCGGGCTGGTCCCAGCACTTGATGTGATCTCGCGCCTGGAAGGAGAAACGCCGGAGAAGCTCGGAAAGCGGAACTTGACTGGCGCAGCGGATGCACTCGCCCGTATCGGATTCGGTATGGCTCCAGACCCAAGATTCTCGCTGCGTGGACCGAAGATCGACGAACCCGTTGTGATCTTCGAACTCGGCGAGCCGGTTGAACAGCTTGAAGACGTCTCCCCGGCATATCGAACCGAATTGTTTGAACTGGCGCTGGCGACCTTCGTCGCACATGCCGACAGCAAAATTGTGGAAGCCGAACGCAGGGCACTCAGTGAAAAGATCGAAGCGGTTAGCGGCCTGACTGAGCTGGAGAGAAAGCGTCTCTACGCCAACCTCGAATGGTATCTCGATGTACCGCCAGACATGTCATGGCTGCGGAGCAAGCTGAAAGACGCAGACGCTGAACATCATCTGGCCCTGCGTGCGGCGGTTGTCGCGATAGCCCACGCTGACAGCGTGATTCAGTCTGAAGAAGTGGCTTGCATCGAGAAGATCTACAAGGCTCTGGGGATCGATGCTGGCCTCGTTTACGCCGACCTCCATGCTGGCGATGTGCCAGACGGCCCTGTTCGCGTCAAAGCCGCCGAAGCTGAAGCACCAGGCGAACAAATACCGGACGAGCCGAAAGCCAAAGCCGGTTCGCTCGATGCAGCGCGTATTGCCGCTATTCGAAATGACACCGAGCGCGTTTCAAGCGTATTGGGCGAGATTTTTTCAACCGACGAAGACGTGAGCGACGAGGCTACCGCAGCACTTGCTCTTCCATCGTCAATGGCTGGCCTCGATCCCAAGCACGCGATGCTTGTAGAGCAGATAATCCAGCGCGATCACTGGACTGACGAAGAGTTTGACGAGATCGCCAGTAAGCAAGGGCTCATGCCCTCTGGCGCGCTTGAGGTAGTCAACGAGTGGGCTTTCGATAAATTCGATGAGGCCATGCTCGATGAGTATGAGGGATATGACGTATCGCCGGACATAGCCGATACGTTGCGAGCCGAGATGGCGAAGGGGGATTAA
- a CDS encoding nucleotidyl transferase AbiEii/AbiGii toxin family protein has translation MAFQDAYRQQVALLIRTIPFVAQEQCFALKGGTAINLFVRDLPRLSVDIDLTYLPVEKRASSLAAIDAAMVRIKERIEGGIPGAAVAPSRSAGDNIITKLIVRSESVQIKIEVTPVLRGTVYDPVVMSVVPAVEDTFGFAEMQVVSFADLYAGKIVAALDRQHPRDLFDVRDLLANEGISGELRHAFLVYLISHNRPMAEVLAPTRKPLNAEFERGFIGMTQENVELADLEAAREALVNTMVGEMPDAHRQFLIGFKRGEPDWELLGIPEARHLPAVVWKQRNLENMLPEKRNELIEVLEKVLLG, from the coding sequence ATGGCCTTCCAGGACGCTTATCGGCAGCAGGTGGCCCTCCTGATCCGCACCATCCCGTTCGTGGCGCAAGAGCAGTGCTTCGCACTCAAGGGCGGCACGGCGATCAACCTCTTCGTGCGCGACTTGCCGCGCCTCTCGGTGGACATCGACCTGACCTACTTGCCGGTCGAGAAGCGCGCTTCATCACTCGCAGCTATCGACGCGGCGATGGTGCGGATCAAGGAGCGGATCGAAGGCGGGATACCGGGCGCGGCGGTCGCCCCATCGCGTTCAGCAGGCGACAACATCATCACCAAGCTAATCGTTCGCTCCGAAAGCGTTCAGATCAAGATCGAGGTAACGCCTGTCTTGCGTGGCACCGTCTACGACCCCGTGGTCATGAGCGTCGTTCCCGCAGTCGAAGACACATTCGGCTTCGCCGAAATGCAGGTTGTGTCGTTTGCCGACCTCTATGCGGGGAAGATCGTGGCGGCGCTGGACCGCCAGCACCCGCGTGACTTGTTCGACGTGCGAGACCTGCTGGCGAATGAAGGAATAAGTGGCGAACTGCGGCACGCATTCCTCGTCTACCTTATCAGCCACAATCGCCCGATGGCCGAAGTGCTCGCTCCGACCCGCAAACCACTGAACGCGGAGTTCGAGCGCGGATTTATCGGTATGACCCAAGAGAATGTCGAACTTGCCGATCTTGAGGCCGCGCGCGAGGCACTCGTCAACACCATGGTTGGCGAAATGCCGGACGCACACCGCCAATTCTTGATCGGCTTCAAGCGCGGTGAACCGGACTGGGAGCTTCTCGGCATACCGGAAGCAAGGCACTTGCCAGCCGTAGTGTGGAAGCAGCGGAATCTGGAGAATATGCTGCCTGAGAAGCGGAACGAGCTGATTGAGGTTCTTGAGAAAGTACTTCTCGGCTGA
- a CDS encoding type IV toxin-antitoxin system AbiEi family antitoxin — MATRLDSKLNQLQQELPEGLLVDAAWLEANGYSSALRSQYVSSGWLDSPARRVYRRSRGPMTWQQVVISLQTMLDLPLTVGGRTALEQQGYAHYLSTNVQTVHLYGPTRPPTWLDDLPLEVTFAWHNSLRLFPADADPPPLPSPTMYSATGAQLPVRYSSKERAVLELLDELPKHESFHQVDALMEGLSDLSPRRLQTLLEACSSVKVKRLFLFFADRHRHAWRPKLDLARIDLGSGKRVLVKGGRLDPQYDITVPADLGGQ; from the coding sequence ATGGCTACGCGTTTGGACAGCAAGCTAAACCAACTCCAGCAGGAGCTCCCGGAAGGACTTCTGGTCGATGCCGCCTGGCTTGAGGCCAATGGCTATTCGTCCGCGCTGCGCAGCCAGTATGTAAGTTCCGGCTGGCTGGATAGCCCAGCGCGACGGGTCTATCGCCGTTCACGCGGGCCTATGACCTGGCAGCAGGTCGTGATCTCGCTTCAGACCATGCTTGACCTTCCACTGACCGTTGGCGGTCGCACCGCGCTCGAACAGCAAGGCTATGCCCACTACCTTTCGACAAACGTCCAGACAGTTCACCTTTACGGGCCGACACGACCGCCAACCTGGCTCGATGATTTGCCGCTTGAAGTAACATTCGCATGGCACAACAGCTTGCGCCTGTTTCCGGCAGATGCCGACCCGCCGCCATTGCCAAGCCCCACCATGTACAGTGCCACTGGCGCGCAATTGCCTGTTCGTTATTCGAGCAAGGAGCGCGCCGTTCTCGAATTGCTCGATGAACTGCCCAAGCATGAGAGCTTTCATCAGGTCGATGCCTTGATGGAAGGCTTGAGCGATCTCAGCCCTCGTCGCCTGCAAACTCTTCTCGAAGCCTGCTCCAGCGTCAAGGTGAAGCGGCTGTTCCTGTTCTTTGCCGACCGGCACCGTCACGCTTGGCGACCGAAACTCGACTTGGCCAGGATCGATTTGGGTTCCGGTAAAAGGGTTCTGGTGAAGGGGGGCAGGCTCGATCCGCAATACGACATCACGGTGCCTGCCGATCTTGGAGGACAATAG
- a CDS encoding helix-turn-helix transcriptional regulator — MSNTERIIRLKTVLDRTGLSRSTIYRKIAEGTFPSQVKISIHGAGWHESAINRWIADPAHYREEEPAE; from the coding sequence ATGTCGAATACCGAACGCATCATCCGCCTCAAGACCGTGCTCGACCGCACCGGCCTTTCCCGCTCTACCATTTATCGCAAGATCGCCGAGGGCACATTCCCGTCGCAGGTCAAGATCAGCATCCACGGCGCGGGCTGGCACGAGTCTGCCATCAATCGCTGGATTGCCGATCCCGCTCACTATCGTGAAGAGGAACCGGCGGAATGA
- a CDS encoding helix-turn-helix domain-containing protein, which translates to MSGHQPVEPVCVRIDDAARMIGVGRTKLYELISSGELETVKIGKATRVTTASLQKFVELRVSDRWH; encoded by the coding sequence ATGAGCGGCCATCAACCTGTCGAGCCGGTCTGCGTCAGGATCGATGACGCTGCCCGTATGATCGGCGTTGGGCGCACGAAGCTCTATGAACTGATCTCCAGCGGTGAACTCGAAACGGTGAAGATCGGCAAGGCAACGCGCGTTACCACTGCCAGCTTGCAGAAGTTCGTCGAGCTGCGAGTTTCAGACCGGTGGCATTGA
- a CDS encoding tyrosine-type recombinase/integrase yields MALTALKVKNAKPGRYVDGRGLCLFVKESGSRSWVLRMQHNGRRRDYGLGSALDVTLTEARDAAAALRRQVRAGIDPVAERRKSRKVVPSFETAARECYEALKDGWKNQNYRNWISSMENHVFPMIGRKPVDQVDSTHVVEVLTPIWLEIPDTARKILQRIGAVLDFAHIKGWREEEAALRSVRKGLPRQTDKVEHFKAMPYAEIPAFMKGLATASPTTGRDALRFTIYNAVRSSETRKAVWTEFDLDKAVWTIPGERMKAKETHVVPLSKAAVSILRRRWKLRTSDDGLVFSNNGEKPISDMTMTKLLRDAGIKGATVHGFRSAFTDWAAEKTDFPKEVADKALAHKLSNQVEAAYRRTDFFDKRRDLMAMWAEYLNPES; encoded by the coding sequence ATGGCACTGACAGCATTGAAGGTGAAGAACGCCAAACCCGGTCGCTATGTCGATGGCCGTGGCTTGTGCCTTTTCGTAAAGGAAAGTGGCTCGCGTAGTTGGGTCTTGCGGATGCAGCATAACGGCAGGCGGCGCGACTATGGATTGGGATCGGCGCTTGATGTGACGCTGACTGAGGCGCGGGACGCCGCAGCCGCATTGCGCCGCCAGGTTCGTGCCGGGATCGATCCGGTTGCCGAGCGACGGAAGTCGCGTAAGGTTGTCCCGAGCTTCGAAACCGCAGCGCGCGAATGCTACGAAGCTTTGAAGGACGGCTGGAAAAATCAGAACTATCGTAACTGGATTTCCAGCATGGAAAACCATGTCTTTCCAATGATTGGAAGGAAGCCCGTTGATCAGGTGGACAGCACCCACGTCGTCGAGGTGCTTACGCCCATTTGGCTCGAAATCCCCGACACTGCTCGTAAGATCTTACAGCGCATCGGTGCCGTGCTCGACTTTGCACATATCAAGGGATGGCGGGAAGAAGAGGCCGCGCTGCGCTCGGTCCGCAAAGGATTGCCGCGCCAGACCGACAAGGTCGAACACTTCAAGGCTATGCCCTATGCAGAGATTCCGGCGTTCATGAAGGGGCTGGCGACCGCATCACCCACCACGGGCCGCGATGCCCTGCGTTTCACGATCTACAACGCCGTGCGGTCAAGCGAGACGCGCAAGGCCGTCTGGACCGAGTTCGACCTCGACAAGGCGGTCTGGACCATCCCCGGCGAGCGCATGAAGGCAAAGGAAACGCATGTGGTGCCGCTCTCCAAGGCAGCGGTCTCCATTCTGCGTCGGCGCTGGAAACTGCGCACGAGCGACGATGGCCTCGTCTTCTCGAACAATGGCGAGAAACCCATCAGCGACATGACAATGACCAAGCTGTTGCGCGATGCCGGGATCAAGGGCGCGACGGTCCACGGCTTCCGATCTGCCTTCACCGATTGGGCGGCAGAGAAGACCGACTTTCCGAAGGAGGTGGCGGACAAGGCCTTGGCGCACAAGCTGAGCAACCAGGTCGAAGCCGCCTATCGCCGCACCGACTTCTTCGACAAGCGGCGCGACTTGATGGCTATGTGGGCGGAGTATTTGAATCCGGAATCATAA